TATGTTCGGGTCAACTTTTACCACCACAAAACTGGTCTACCTTGTAGGCGACTTCCTGGACGACCAGTTTGCACCCAGACTTTCCATACACGGATCATTTGTTGACGTCTACGGCGTCGGTATACTCTTCGTCGGTAAGTCAGGCATCGGAAAAAGCGAAGTTGCACTCGACCTGGTTGAAAGAGGCCACCGCCTCGTTGCCGACGACGTTATTATAGTCACAAAGAAGGGTGAAAACATCCTCATGGGCTCAGGCACCGAGCTTGTAAAACACTTCATGGAAGTACGCGGAATAGGCATTATTGACGTCAAAAGCATGTTCGGCGTCCGGGCAATCCGCTTCCAGAAAAGACTCGAAATAATTGTTGAACTGGAAGTATGGGACGAGAAGTCTCATTATACGCGCACGGGTCTTGATGAAGAGGTTTTCAGCCTCCTGGATATAGAGATACCCTACATAAAACTTCCTATTCTGCCCGGAAAGAACATTACGGTAATTTCAGAAGTTATAAGCCTGAACTACCTCCTGAAACACTACGGCTACGATTCGGCAAAAGTCCTGCAGAGAAGGCTCGAGGACCGCTTAAACCGCATCAACGTCGACGACAAGCGCTTCGTGGACTACTTCGAGCACGATTTCGAATAATTGCATATGTAGCCCCTCCGTGCCGCACGCTTCAATTTGAAAAATTGCAACTATAGACGGGTACCTTTCATGAAGTCACGAAGGGATGCCCTGTCTGTAGCATATTTTTCTTGACATAAAGGAGTTATTTTGATAACTTCGCACTCATCTATGAACAAGTTTTACTATTTCTCGAAAACGAAGCTGAAGTTAATTGAGATAAGCAATTTTTATAAAAAATTCTTGTCTTTGTTCATATTACTTGTGCTCGTCGTTTCTTTCTTGCTTTTTGGGGGATTCCTTTTAATCAACTCATTCGTTAACTCCGACAGTGAAATGTCGGACCTTAAGTCCGAAAATAAAGATCTTTCCCGGAAACTCTCCGAGATGGCATCTTTATATAAGAAACTTAATACCTCGGTCGATAGCCTTTCTAAGGCTAATAGCGAACTTAGAGTTGCTGCAGATCTGCCGCCATCATCCGATGAGGAAAAAGCCCTCGGAACAGGCGGCGGCATTTTCGAAAAGCTGTTTTCCAAGAAACATTCAGGCGTCGACCTGGATAACTTGTCTGA
The nucleotide sequence above comes from Ignavibacteria bacterium. Encoded proteins:
- a CDS encoding HPr kinase/phosphorylase; the protein is MKLDDKKIIKKESITVDFFYKNVKDRFKLTLFTDETGFNRNIYDQNLHRPGLALAGFVELFSYTRIQIFGNTEMKYLNQLTIEERVITLRRIFQFEIPCIILTDGNQPFPEMTELANEFHIPMFGSTFTTTKLVYLVGDFLDDQFAPRLSIHGSFVDVYGVGILFVGKSGIGKSEVALDLVERGHRLVADDVIIVTKKGENILMGSGTELVKHFMEVRGIGIIDVKSMFGVRAIRFQKRLEIIVELEVWDEKSHYTRTGLDEEVFSLLDIEIPYIKLPILPGKNITVISEVISLNYLLKHYGYDSAKVLQRRLEDRLNRINVDDKRFVDYFEHDFE